A genomic stretch from Numida meleagris isolate 19003 breed g44 Domestic line chromosome 2, NumMel1.0, whole genome shotgun sequence includes:
- the MC2R gene encoding adrenocorticotropic hormone receptor — MSTERPSNLIKHAGQTSIPSLENITEFSLNITDCNQIVVPEEVFFTVAAAGILENLLVLVAVIRNKNLHLPMYFFICSLAISDMLGSLYKTLENIFIILCKMGYLTRRGDFEKKLDDAMDSMFILSLLGSIFSLLAIAADRYITIFYALRYHNIMTLGRALVILAIIWTFCAGSSIAIALFSHEVATVIPFTILFPLMMFFILCLYIHMFLLARSHAKKIASLPTSAVHQRTNMKGAITLTIFLGVFLCCWAPFVLHILLARFCPHNPYCACYMSIFHVNGTLIMCNAIIDPMIFAFRSPELRNTFKKMFCCARYNWN, encoded by the coding sequence ATGAGCACTGAGAGACCTTCCAATCTAATCAAACATGCAGGGCAGACAAGCATTCCATCTCTCGAAAATATAACTGAATTTTCCTTAAATATCACTGACTGCAATCAGATTGTGGTGCCAGAGGAAgtttttttcactgttgctgctgctggcataCTGGAAAATCTACTTGTCCTTGTTGCTGTCATCAGAAATAAGAATTTGCACTTGCCCATGTACTTCTTCATTTGTAGCTTAGCCATTTCAGACATGTTAGGTAGCTTGTACAAAACTCTGGAGAACATCTTTATTATCTTGTGCAAAATGGGGTACCTGACACGTCGTGGAGACTTTGAGAAAAAGCTGGATGATGCCATGGATTCCATGTTCATTCTATCTTTACTGGGGTCCATTTTCAGCTTGTTAGCTATTGCAGCAGACAGATACATCACTATCTTCTATGCTTTGCGGTACCATAATATAATGACACTAGGAAGGGCTTTGGTCATCTTGGCAATCATTTGGACATTCTGTGCTGGCAGTAGCATTGCCATTGCCCTCTTCTCCCATGAAGTAGCCACAGTCATTCCCTTCACCATTCTGTTCCCTTTAATGATGTTTTTTATACTGTGCCTGTATATCCATATGTTCCTCCTAGCTCGATCTCATGCTAAAAAGATCGCCTCGCTGCCAACCAGTGCAGTCCATCAGAGAACTAACATGAAGGGAGCCATTACGCTGACAATTTTCCTTGGAGTCTTCCTTTGCTGCTGGGCCCCGTTTGTTCTTCACATCCTTTTAGCAAGGTTTTGCCCACATAACCCTTACTGTGCCTGCTACATGTCCATTTTCCATGTGAATGGGACCCTCATAATGTGCAATGCAATCATCGATCCTATGATTTTTGCATTCCGAAGCCCGGAATTACGGAATACTTTTAAGAAGATGTTCTGCTGTGCCAGGTATAACTGGAACTGA